Below is a window of Scylla paramamosain isolate STU-SP2022 chromosome 39, ASM3559412v1, whole genome shotgun sequence DNA.
atatatatatatatatatatatatatatatatatatattcatttaatacagagagagagagagagagagagagagagagagagagagagagagagagagagagagagagagagagagagagagagagaatacaagaggGTGAAGGGCCTCACCTTCCAACACTGAGGCGGAACTTGGTCTCTGGTGCGCCCACGTGGAAGAATCCATACTTGGCCCACCGATGTTCTCCCTCGTAATCGTCCAGGTCAATTCGTAGCTGCTGCAGGGTGGTGGAGGTCAGCTGGTGCAGAAGGTCAAGGCCCAGCCAGAATTCACCCTCCAGGTCACCAAAGCCCAACTGATACTCGACCCAAGTGCGGTAGAAATCTTGGCGGACGGCATCACTGGTGCGCCGCTGGAAGACGGTCCATCCCCCGCCGTCGACGGTGTGGTCACAAAACACGGGCACGCGGTGGTGGGGTCGCCCAGGGTAAGGGTATACCTGGCGCAGGCCGCTCCCGCTGTCCCCGGAGTCCAGTAAGTCCTTGCAGTGACGCGGCCGAGACTCCCATTTGTTTACAGCAGCACTGACCTGCTGCACCACTTCCCTCGCCTCCTGTAAAGCGAAGGCCAAACAGTGACCAGGTTTACGTCAGACGTGGCGGCGCAGCTCCTCCTGCATTGCTGCTGATAAAGACCCAAAACTAAGTTGACCTGCATTAGGAGAACTCCGTGAGTTCATGTTACACTTGTGTTCAGGGTCAGGGTTGCTGTGATTTAAACCAAATTATTTAAATCGATTTAtatcagagtaaaaaaaaaatgacaaataaaaaattagATATGCTGtatttaaaagtgtgtgtgtgtgtgtgtgtgtgtgtgtgtgtgtgtgtgtgtgtgtgtgtgtgtgtgtacggatatcaaaaaactttttaaatagaaaaaaaaataagttaataaaataaatcgattattatatttgttttagagaaaaatcctgatttttttttttcttccaaattCTGCATGAGGTAGAAACCTCTGAGAAATCCGGCCATTGGCGGGAGTGGCTCTGAAGTGTTGCCGGGAACAAGGATCAGATCACTCCACGTAAGGAAACGTAACTAGGGAAGTATATGACCAGCAAGTTATGTGATTCAACTTTAATGTTTCTGTATTTGGTTCCcgttaatgaacacacacaatcAGGTGTGCTCAAACAAAAATTGGTACAAGCACTCCTTGATAAATTGGAAAGATTTTGTCTATAAATGATACCTTCCCCTTAGAGAGCAGTCTGGCCCAGGCTTAGACAGAGACTGGCCTGACCCTTACCTCCATGAGGGACGCGTAGCGGCTGTCCTCTTGTCCACTACTACAGAAGTCCAGGGCGGCGGCCACGCAAGCATCACTGTAGCCAGTTACCGCTAGTAGGCTGGACAGAAGGGAGCGATCGTCCTTGAGGCCTGAACAGCTATTCTCCTCAGCTGTGGGAGGCGTGGCGCTTGCCTGGGCCACGGCCACGCCCATGGCGAGGAACACAAGGAACTGCATCGCAAATAATTGCTGGCCAGAGCACCTAACCAAGGCGACCGTGGCCGGGTGCTGCTCAGAGCAAAGTGGTTTGTGTCTTGAGCCCTGGGTGCTTCGCGGGCCTCAACACGCCACTTCAAGCCTCGGTGGGTGTGgcgaggaaagaatagaaactGTGGTGCTCATGCATGTCATCACTCCTCTAGTATGGTGAAGTGTTGTGTTAATATTAGATGAAGCGGCACTTGGGTAAGGGCGCCAGTGTGCCTCTTATCGCGCTGGCACCGGATGTAGCAAGATCCTCGCAGCTTTGTGTACtgttaatgttttcttcctGTGGAGTGGTGGGAGCTGTGCCCTCCGTGCAGAAGTAGGGTATGCTGCTGCCACACCACGCACTAACCTGACTATTTGGTAACTCTTAGTAGTGTCTTCAAGGAATCCCAAGGCACTGTGAGGCGGAACATGACCGTATTGCGAAACGGTTCGGCGTCTTGTTTCCACTACTCTTATCAGGCTTTGGTCCAGTCATTCTCAGTCAGGGCTAAACCTCTAGGGAGTAAAAAATTGCATGGCTGGACTAAATAATTGATGTACTTGATAACTGAATAATGATTCAGTTAAATTTAATTTtgttatatgagagagagaggagagaggagagtagagagagagagagagagagagagagagagagagaggggggggaggagggagggagagacaggggagggagggggagaaacaagggagggaggggaagagagagagagagaggagagagagagagagagaggagagagagagagagagagagagagagagagagagagagaggggggggggagggagggacgagacaggggagggagggagaaacgggagagagagagaggagaggagagagagagagagagagagagagagagagagaggggagggagggagagacaggggagggagggagaaacgggagagagagagagagagagagagagagagagagagagagagaggggggggggagggagggagagacaggggagggagggagaaacgagagagagagagagagagaggagagagagagagagagagagagagagagagagagagagagagagggagagagggagggaggagagagacaggggagggagggagaaacgggagagacagagagagagagagagaggagagagagagatagagagagacaggggagggagggagaaacgagagagagagagagagagagagagagagagagagagagagagaggagagagagagagagagagagcgagagagagagagagagagaggggagggagggagagacaggggagggagggagaagacgggaggagacagagagagagagagagagagagagagatagagagagacaggggagggaggggagaaacgagagagagagagagagagagagagagagagagagagagagagagagagagagagagagagagagagagagagatgagagagagagagagagaaataggataaCAGTGTCATTGTCTACTGGTCGAGGCCCGAAGGTGCTGTCCTCACCAATTATCCCAGAGGCTACAACGCTACATTCTCACAGATAGGATATTGCACATTTTCACCGTGGATGAGCTCCTGAGCTTTAGTATATGAATTCTTACCAACATTagcaaaataagaattaaattcATTGGCTTTGTCGAGTACATTATCGAAATTAGAgatattggaaatgtttttagtATTAGGGTCTATTTCTCTAAtagctttccatgttttttgaaatgctgtttttattgttaagAAATTCATTgtgataatattttctttctttctcttttggtaTTGTTCTTGCAGATCAGCGTTACGCCGATCGTATTTTAGTTTTGCTCGAGTAATATTTCGAGTAATATTCATAGCTTCCCGGATTGAGTTGCTTATCCATGGTGCAAATGGTCTAGTGATTTCTGTAGTAACAAGTGGGGCACAATCGTTTAAACAATTAATAAAATTTGCGTTAACAATATCTACTTGCGTATTTACGTCGTTTGTACTTAAAATCATTAAAATTGTGCGTCTTCTGAAGAAGCCTAAAACAAAATTTCTCTTTGGTGTAATCACCAATATGTCGGAATGTTCGAATAACTGGCGATCTCTTATGTTTGCTGATATCTATCATAATACTTATAAGGCCATGATCAGCAATCTCTTGTGGCACAGCATCACAGGAGCATACAATGCCAGGCTTGTTAGTAATAGCAAGGTCTAATAGAGCTGAATATGTTGGCGTAACCCTCGTTGGTTTTCAATTATTTGAGTTAACTTGTTGTTCTTTATGATCTTAGATATCTTGCTATTACCAACAAGTAAGTTGTCATTGAAATCACCCAATATAAAGAATGTCTTATTCTTCGTACTAATTAATCAAAACAAGTCTTGTATGTATTCAAAAGCAGTCCTTAATAGCCACTTGTTAGGGGACGTTCAAGTTAATGACACTGACTGTTAAGATATTCTCTACATAGTTGCATACACCGCCTTCACGTCCACCATCACATCGGAAGATTGTATAACCAGGTATATTAACATATGCGTCTGGAAGATCTGGGAGAAGCCATGATTCACTTACACACAAAACATCAATATTCCTAACGTTTATTAACAGTCTCATTTCATCCATATTTCCAAGCAGAGATTGAGCGTTAATATGTTCTATAGTCATAAAATCTCCTGTTTTGTTTGCAACGACAGGTACTTCTTCGCCAGTTTCCTATATATCATATCGCTGACACAAGCGGCTCttgtcgggagggaagaaggggtagtgagaaggcgaggggcaaaatagttaaatctagaaaggtagctagctcagggacggtgagaaatagcttaagtgtttactacacaaactgtagaagtattctgaataaaatagacttgcttagaggaatagcgagcgttgagaaatttgatatcattgctttaactgaaacttggttagatatgtcaggaaaagtatttaatccagaggttaagatagatgggtatacaatgttttataaagatagggaaaacaggagaggaggaggcgtcgcgttatacgttagggacacattatagtgttgtatcaacagtagaattaaaacagataacaaagcagagtcgatatgggtagatattaaggaaggatcgcagtcagtagtactaggggtagtttacagaccaccgaccagtacagaggaaattaacacctcactgtggcaggaattaaatagagcaggcaggtacagtcaggtatgtgtggtaggagattttaattttaggaatatcgaccggagtctgatggtgggtaacaaggaagcagaggaatttcttaaggtaattcaggataattttttaaaacaggtagtcgtagaacccacaagggggaataatattctagatttaattcttactagcagggaggaagcagtcacgcaggtagaggttggaggacagctaggtaacagtgaccatagggaaattaggtacaatttagaatgggaagaaacagttagaaacaaaaacactagtaaaatacctgactttaggagagcaaattttgaagaattaaaaaggtacctccaaggagtagactggcaaaggatgcagggtgaggtcaggtcagggacggagttcagagagataaggcaggatgagagaggtgaggtgaggcgtgagggtgtaggacaagaggagggaagatgtgtccggaagggaggaggaaagaggaaggggggagctaggtgtgagtatgttggaatgtcaggtcatgctgaaatgagagaggtgaggtcgaggcgagtagatgagggagtggagaggatggtaggggacgagatgaggggactaggtgaagtaaatgtagatgaattgtataaatatttcgtaaagttcatacaggtcagttagcaaatatcccgtatagaacaataagatcacaaaaaaatgaccctaaatggatgactgctaggttaaagcattatatagggcgtaagagaagtatatataagagattaagggcaggtgaagaagttttaaggacacaatataatgaattagttagaacagtcaggaagttaacgaggaaagctaaggacaattatgaatcaaaggtagccagccaggcgaagacggaccccaagggattttatcggtatacaggacgaagaataaggatactgtaggtccattaaaggcagcagatggggagctggttagttagtaaacttctgaatgattattttttaactgtcttcacccaggaaaacatgcaggatatgccagatagtgaacaggtgtttagagcagatgagaatgagaagctgacagatatttccataactggggagatagtggaacaggagatagataggctaaaaagttcaagtcaccaggacctgatgaaatatatcccagagtacttaaggaatgtaaagagattattagtgagccgttagtttctgtctttaggaaatcactggagtcgggtgaggtaccagtaatgtggaggcaggctaatgtagtacccatctttaagaaaggagataaaactttagcgtctaattatagacctgtcagcttaacttcagttgcaggtaaaatgttagagtcaataatagcgaggaacattagggaacatttagacaaacataacttgataaatcagtcacagcatggcttcacgaaggggaagtcttgcctgacaaacttgttaagtttttacagtaaggtgtacgaggcagtagataatggtgatagttatgatatcttatatctggactttagtaaagcattcgacaaggtgccccatcaaaggctcctgagaaaggttagggcacacgggatagatgggaaggtgttaggttggatagggtcatggtaacaggcgacagagagtgctaataaacggctcgaaatccgagtggggtcatgtcattagtggggtgccacagggatcagtattagggccattattatttctaatatacgagtatatcaatgacttggatagtggaattagtagtgatgttagtaaatttgcggatgacacaaagataggtagattaattaggtcagaatcggatgccatcgccttgcaggcagacttagatagaatgaatgaatggacggatagatggcaaatgcaattcagtatcaataaatgcaaagtgcttagcgtaggtagaggaaacccacacaataggtatacattaaacaacgaaactctggtaggtacagggtacgagaaagatttaggagttatagttagctctgaactccgtctaggaaagcaatgcatagaagccagaaacaaggcaaatagggtactaggattcatttttaggagtgttaaaagtagaaggccgggagtaatattaaagttatacttggcgctggtcagacctcatctagactacgcggtgcagttctggtccccacattacaggaaagatataggtctattagaatcagtacagaggagaatgactaaaaggatacaggggatgaggagtatcccttacgaggcgaggttgaagctgttaaatttacattctttagagagacgtaggttaagaggggacctgatagaagtctttaagtggtataagggttataacaagggagatgtaagcaaaattcttaggatcagcaaccagggtagaacaagaaataacgggttcaagcttgaaaaatttaggtttaggaaggagataggaaaaaattggttctcaaatagagtggtagatgaatggaacggactcagtaatcatgtagttagtgctaggacactagagagctttaagagaagattagacaagtttatggatggggataacagatggaaataggtaggtgtgtttcatacagggactgccacgtgtaagcctggtcgcttcttgcagcttcccttatttcttatgttcttatgttatgttcatATTCTTTAACATCAAgccgatgaaaaaaaaaaaaaaaactgggacgGTTTCACAGCACAAATCGAGAACAGAATGAACCCGACAAATTTACAAGGACACAGCATTAGTCAA
It encodes the following:
- the LOC135092172 gene encoding ryncolin-1-like isoform X2, whose protein sequence is MQFLVFLAMGVAVAQASATPPTAEENSCSGLKDDRSLLSSLLAVTGYSDACVAAALDFCSSGQEDSRYASLMEEAREVVQQVSAAVNKWESRPRHCKDLLDSGDSGSGLRQVYPYPGRPHHRVPVFCDHTVDGGGWTVFQRRTSDAVRQDFYRTWVEYQLGFGDLEGEFWLGLDLLHQLTSTTLQQLRIDLDDYEGEHRWAKYGFFHVGAPETKFRLSVGSRRGAYWYDNCADSNLNGYQYMGNYTSFADGIHWNHWRDHQYSLKRTSMMTRPAF
- the LOC135092172 gene encoding ryncolin-1-like isoform X3: MQFLVFLAMGVAVAQASATPPTAEENSCSGLKDDRSLLSSLLAVTGYSDACVAAALDFCSSGQEDSRYASLMEEAREVVQQVSAAVNKWESRPRHCKDLLDSGDSGSGLRQVYPYPGRPHHRVPVFCDHTVDGGGWTVFQRRTSDAVRQDFYRTWVEYQLGFGDLEGEFWLGLDLLHQLTSTTLQQLRIDLDDYEGEHRWAKYGFFHVGAPETKFRLSVGRPISFLQYWDQNCTV
- the LOC135092172 gene encoding ryncolin-1-like isoform X1, which encodes MQFLVFLAMGVAVAQASATPPTAEENSCSGLKDDRSLLSSLLAVTGYSDACVAAALDFCSSGQEDSRYASLMEEAREVVQQVSAAVNKWESRPRHCKDLLDSGDSGSGLRQVYPYPGRPHHRVPVFCDHTVDGGGWTVFQRRTSDAVRQDFYRTWVEYQLGFGDLEGEFWLGLDLLHQLTSTTLQQLRIDLDDYEGEHRWAKYGFFHVGAPETKFRLSVGSYSGDAGDSFTRHNGQAFSTHDADNDSHKTYNCAESRRGAYWYDNCADSNLNGYQYMGNYTSFADGIHWNHWRDHQYSLKRTSMMTRPAF